The Triticum dicoccoides isolate Atlit2015 ecotype Zavitan chromosome 6A, WEW_v2.0, whole genome shotgun sequence genome has a window encoding:
- the LOC119319243 gene encoding protein Rf1, mitochondrial-like codes for MRRRLVPVGSRLLERNIEHRYRSRNIGTEDALNLFDELIQVAGPSSVRAINYLTVVGRDCPAIGVSLFNRVARAKVPPHNITYGILVDCCCRAGRLDLGHAGMGHVIKLGFAAEAIVNFSHLLKAICAEKKTSYAMDIVLRIMPEFNCIPNIFSYSILLKGLCNEKRSQEALELIHMMIDHGGSCQPNVVSYSTVLDGLLKEGEVGKAYSLFCVMLQRGISPNAVTCTSIISGMCKVHVMDKAEEVLQQMTDRGILPNSATYNSLIHGYYSLGWCKEVDRILKEMSRNGVQPNVVTYNIQLDYLCKSRRCAEARKIFDSMVSLGQKPDVTTYSILLHGYAMEKSFHDMLCLIDLMVGNGIAPNHYVYNILISAYAKEEMVDEVMHIFTKMRQKGLNPDAVSYGTVIDLLSRIGRMDDAMSQFAQIITEGLAPDIIVFNSLISGFCSCGKWEKVHELFSEMLDRGICPDTVFFNTVMDHLCKNGRVMEAQDVFDLMVHMGVKPFVRDYNTLIHGYCLVGKMDEGRKLLDNMFSIGLKPDDFTYSILIDGYSKKGRIDDALIIVREMLDGKVKPSIITFNIMIGALLKGGRKEEAKDLFDGIWAKGLVPDVVTYSLMIQKLIEEGSLQESDDLFISMEKNGCAADSQMLNAIVRSLLQKGEVPRAGTYLSKIDERRFTPEASTASLLTALVSEGKGQEYKELLPEKYHSFLEQGTD; via the coding sequence ATGAGGCGCCGCCTCGTCCCCGTCGGCAGCCGCCTCTTGGAGCGGAACATCGAGCACCGGTACCGCTCCAGAAACATTGGTACCGAGGACGCACTCAACCTGTTCGACGAATTGATCCAGGTCGCTGGGCCTTCCTCGGTCCGCGCCATAAACTACCTCACCGTCGTCGGCCGTGATTGCCCCGCAATCGGCGTCTCCCTGTTCAACCGTGTTGCAAGAGCCAAGGTGCCTCCCCACAATATCACCTATGGCATTCTAGTCGACTGCTGCTGCCGTGCTGGCCGCTTGgaccttggacatgctggcatggggCACGTCATTAAGTTGGGATTTGCAGCAGAAGCCATCGTCAATTTCAGCCACCTACTCAAGGCCATATGTGCGGAGAAGAAGACCAGCTATGCAATGGACATTGTACTCCGGATAATGCCTGAATTTAACTGCATCCCGAACATTTTCTCATACAGCATTCTTTTGAAGGGTCTTTGCAACGAGAAGAGGAGCCAAGAGGCTCTCGAGCTGATTCACATGATGATTGACCATGGAGGTAGCTGCCAACCTAATGTGGTGTCCTATAGCACCGTACTTGATGGCTTGTTGAAAGAGGGTGAGGTGGGCAAGGCCTACAGCCTATTTTGTGTCATGCTACAGAGGGGAATTTCGCCGAATGCTGTGACCTGCACTTCAATCATCTCTGGCATGTGCAAAgttcatgtgatggacaaggcagAGGAGGTTCTTCAACAGATGACTGATAGAGGTATTCTGCCAAATAGTGCCACATATAATAGTCTGATACATGGATATTATTCATTAGGATGGTGCAAAGAGGTGGATCGAATTTTGAAGGAAATGTCTAGAAATGGTGTCCAACCAAATGTTGTAACTTACAATATACAGTTGGATTATCTTTGCAAGAGCAGAAGATGCGCAGAAGCTAGGAAGATTTTTGATTCCATGGTCAGTTTGGGCCAAAAACCAGATGTTACTACCTACAGCATACTGCTTCATGGGTATGCTATGGAAAAATCTTTTCATGATATGCTTTGTCTCATTGATTTGATGGTAGGTAATGGTattgcaccaaatcattatgtCTACAACATactcatatctgcatatgctaaagAAGAAATGGTTGATGAAGTAATGCATATATTTACAAAAATGCGGCAGAAAGGATTGAACCCTGATGCAGTGAGCTATGGAACAGTAATAGACTTACTTTCCAGGATTGGTCGAATGGATGATGCTATGTCCCAGTTCGCTCAAATCATAACTGAAGGGTTAGCTCCTGATATCATAGTTTTCAACTCCCTTATTAGTGGTTTCTGTTCTTGTGGCAAATGGGAGAAGGTTCATGAACTATTTTCTGAGATGTTGGATCGCGGCATCTGTCCCGACACAGTGTTCTTCAACACTGTTATGGATCACCTTTGCAAAAATGGAAGGGTTATGGAAGCCCAAGATGTGTTCGACCTGATGGTACACATGGGTGTGAAGCCTTTTGTCCGTGATTACAACACACTGATACATGGATACTGTTTAGTTGGTAAGATGGATGAAGGGAGGAAGTTACTTGACAATATGTTCTCAATTGGCTTGAAACCGGATGATTTCACCTATAGCATACTGATTGATGGTTACTCTAAGAAGGGAAGGATAGATGATGCATTGATTATTGTCAGGGAAATGTTGGACGGGAAGGTTAAGCCTTCTATTATCACTTTTAATATTATGATTGGTGCGTTGCTGAAAGGTGGCAGAAAGGAAGAAGCCAAAGATTTGTTTGATGGTATCTGGGCCAAAGGATTAGTGCCCGATGTTGTTACATATAGCTTAATGATACAAAAACTTATAGAAGAAGGTTCTCTACAAGAGTCTGATGATCTATTCATTTCTATGGAGAAGAATGGATGTGCTGCCGACTCCCAGATGCTAAATGCTATAGTTAGAAGCTTACTTCAGAAAGGGGAGGTGCCGAGGGCTGGGACTTATCTGTCTAAAATTGATGAGAGGAGGTTCACCCCTGAAGCTTCCACTGCTAGCTTGTTGACTGCACTAGTGTCAGAGGGGAAAGGCCAGGAATATAAGGAGTTACTCCCTGAAAAATATCACTCTTTTCTGGAACAGGGCACTGATTGA